The stretch of DNA CAACCGGCTGATCAGCCAAAAGAAGTATGAATCGGCCAGGAACCTGCTGACCAGATTCATCCGCTACAATAAGGGCAGCAGCCTGCTGGGCCAGGCCCAGTACCTTATAGGCAAATGTTTGGAGCGGCAGGGCAAGCTGACCCTGGCAGCCCAGGCCTATCTGAAAGTGCCCCAGGTTCAGTCCGGCACCAGTTGGGCTGACGAGGCGCTTTTCAGGGCCGGATGGTGCCAGTATAAAATGAAAGCCTACGGCTTGGCCCTGAAACACTGGCGGGAGGCGCAGAGAAGATACCCCCAGAGCGATTTCGCCGAGGTGTCCGTTTTTTGGCAGGGAAAGGCTCTGGAGGGGAGGGGCGACAGCCTGGCGGCCCGGGAAAAATACCGGGAGCTGGCCGCAAAATATGAATATACCTATTACGGCTGGAGGGCCAGGGAAAAGCTGAGCGGATTTTCCCCGTCCGGAGACAGCCTCTCCCCGGATAGGGTCGCCCATTTGGCTTTTTTGGATTCCGCCGTGGCCGAGCCGCAGCTTGAGCCGGAGAGCTGGATCAAAAATCACCGAAGATTCACCCAGGCATCCCGACTGGTGGATATGGGCCTCTTGGACGAGGCCGCCAAGCTGGCCGAGGCCATCAGGAAGATCAGCTGGAATGATCCGGTGGCCCTTCATTATCTGGCCCAGCTATACAGCCAGGCGGGGATGGACCCCCAGGCCATATATTGCGCTAAAAGATCATTTGACCTCTGGATGGGCCCCAGGCCCAAAGCTTTGATAGAGACTCTGTATCCCCAAAGGTATATTCGCTCCATAGAGGCATCACTGGCAGAGAGCCCGCTGGAAACGGCCCTGGTGCTTTCGGTAATGAGGCAGGAGAGCAAATTCGTGGCCGCCGCCCGTTCCCGGGTCGGGGCCAGGGGGCTGATGCAGATAATGCCCAAGACCGGCCAGCAACTGTCCGGTTTGAAGAAATTCAAGCCCGATGCACTGTACCATCCAGAAACATCCATCGCTTACGGCACCAGATTTTTGTCCAGCCTGCTTAAGCAGTTCGACGGTTCGGTTGTTCACTCCCTGGCCGCCTATAATGCCGGGCCTCATCGGGTCAAGCAGTGGCTTAAATCGGAACGCTGCCGGAACGACGATGACTATCTGATCGAAGAGATACCCTACCTGGAGACCAGGAATTATATAAAAAAAGTAATGGTCGGTTATTACGTATACCGTTGGCTATTGGAGGAGAAAATATGACGAACCGCCGGATCTGTCCTGCACTGAAACAATACAAGTGGGTGGCAATAATCCTTCTTCTGGCGTTTTTCTGGAAGCCGGTCCCGGCCCAGGAATACCGGCCCAGCCTGTTGGTGCCGCCTCCCTACGGGCATTCCTACGGCTTTCATAAGGCCGGTAAATTCTACCTGAAAATTCTGCTCAGTCTGGGGGCCGGGTTTGATGATCCGCAGGGCATCGCCGCGGTAAAATTAAAATCCACTGACGATCCCTCCACTACGGGAGACGACGACGAGCTGACGGTCTATGCTGCCAATTCAAACCGCCACCAGATAATCTATAACCGCGGGCTGGACGGTTTGGCGGCCTATGGCTCCCTGGGGTCGGGCAACGGCCAGTTCCATAATCCATTGGGGGTGGCGGCCACCGAGGACGGCTTTGTCTACGTGGCCGATATGAACAACAACCGGGTGGTCTGCCTATACAATGAAAAAGGGAAACTGGAATTCATCCGTAATATAGGGGAGAGCGAGTTATCGCATCCCATGGGCTGCGCGGTAGACGCCGCCGGAAATCTTTATGTAACCGATACCGATCATAACCGCATTGTGATATATGACAAAGTGGGCCGCAGAACCCGGGTTATGGACGGCGGGGGCAAGCTGGACCGGCCGTCGGCCATAGCGGTGGTCGATTTCGCCGACAGGTGGAATTTCCGCCACGAAACGGTCATTGTTGTATCCGATTCGGTCAACGGGCGCATCCGCAAATTCGACCAGTTCGGCAAGATACAGGCCGAGATCACCGGCGGCGATATAGCCATGCCCGGGGCCTATTTCGCCTGGCTGGCCCTGGATTTCTATGGCAGCGTCTATGCCACCGACATGGTCAACCACCAGGTACACAAGTTCGACCACGATCTTAAATATGTGGCCGGATTCGGCCGGCAGGGAAAGGGCGACAACGAGTTCGAATCCCCCCGGGGCATCGCCATCTGGAAGCGGTACGGCCAGGTCTTCGTCCTGGAGCGGGAGTCGGTGCAATATTACTGGGTGGGCGTAGACGGCTACATCGAGGGACTGTATCCCAAAAAACTGAACCAGGACTTCCCCGGGCCCACCATATCCCTGATGCTCTACGAGCCGGGGGATTTCAAGATCCAGGTCACAGACAGCGCCGGGAACCTGGTCAAGAACCTGGTCAACGAGTTCCGGGAGACCCTGGGGCTGAACAATATCGTCTGGGACGGCACCGACGATAAGGGGAGATTGGTTCCGCCCGGTGAATATATCATCAATGTGACCATCGAACCCACCTATTCGGCCAAGGGTTATTTCAGCAAGAAGTTGACGGCCAGAATAGTCAAGGAATAACGGGTCTTTGATGGCAACGGCGGACTAAGCAATATAAAGCCATAAGCCGGTTTACCATGGATGTATTTGTTTCGTACATACCTCACAGCAGGCCCCAAAAGCACTTAATTAGGGTAAGGCCTGGGAAAGCTTGAAAAAGCAACGATAAAAATAATTGCAATAAATATTGAAAATCTTATAAAAGGGTATTGACATCTGAACCCGTTTTGTGTATAATTACAGACCTTGGCCCGAAAGGGATTAAGTTCTTTGAAAATTGAATATGGTGCACAGTGTGTTTGTTATTGAGCTTTATGGATCTTCGAAAATTCTAGGTTTAAAATGATTAAACTTTCTTTATGGAGAGTTTGATCCTGGCTCAGGACTAACGCTGGCGGCGTGCCTAATACATGCAAGTCGAACGGTCATGCGTTTGTAGCAATATGAATGTATGATAGTGGCGAACGGGTGAGTAACACGTGGATAATCTACCTCTAAGTGGGGGATAACTCCGGGAAACTGGGGATAATACCGCATAATATTTCGACAGGGCATCTTGTTGAAATCAAAGGAGCAATTCGCTAAGAGATGAATCCGCGTCCCATCAGCTAGTTGGTAGGGTAATGGCCTACCAAGGCGACGACGGGTAGCCGGCTTGAGAGAGCGATCGGCCACAAGGGGACTGAGACACGGCCCCTACTCCTACGGGAGGCAGCAGTAGGGAATTTTGGTCAATGGGGGAAACCCTGAACCAGCGACGCCGCGTGGGTGATGAAATCTTTCGGGATGTAAAACCCTTTTCATTGGGACGAAATAAAAATGACGGTACCAGTGGAATAAGCCTCGGCTAACTCCGTGCCAGCAGCCGCGGTAAGACGGGGGAGGCAAGCGTTGTCCGGAATCACTGGGTGTAAAGGGCGTGTAGGCGGGCTTTTAAGTCGATTGTGAAATTTCTCGGCTCAACCGGGAAACTGCAGTCGATACTATTGGCCTTGAGTGCGGAAGGGGAGAATGGAATTCCTGGTGTAGCGGTGAAATGCGTAGATATCAGGAGGAACACCGGTGGCGAAGGCGGTTCTCTGGTCCTGCACTGACGCTAAGGCGCGAAAGCAAGGGGAGCAAACAGAATTAGATACTCTGGTAGTCCTTGCCCTAAACGATGGGTACTAGGTGTTCGTTCTTTTAAAGGATGAGTGCCGAAGCTAACGCATTAAGTACCCCACCTGGGGAGTACGATCGCAAGGTTGAAACTCAAAGGAATTGACGGGGACCCGCACAAGCGGTGGAGGATGTGGTTTAATTCGACGCAACGCGAAGAACCTTACCTAGGCTTGACATGCTGGTGAAAACCATGGAAACATGGTCCTCCCGTAAGGGACATCAGTACAGGTGGTGCATGGCTGTCGTCAGCTCGTGTCGTGAGATGTTGGGTTAAGTCCCGCAACGAGCGCAACCCTTATTCTTAGTTGTTTTCCCTTTGGGATTACCCTCTAAGAAGACTGCCTCGGATAACGGGGAGGAAGGTGGGGATGACGTCAAGTCCGCATGCTCCTTACGTCTAGGGCTACACACGTCCTACAATGGGGTCGACAATGGGATGCAATATCGCAAGATGGAGCCAATCCCCAAACGGCCTCTCAGTTCGGATTGTAGTCTGCAACTCGACTACATGAAGTCGGAATCGCTAGTAATGGCAGATCAGCATGCTGCCGTGAATACGTTCCCGGGTCTTGTACACACCGCCCGTCACGTCATGGGAGCTGGTAATACCTAAAGTTACTTGTTTAACCGCAAGGAGAACAGTACCTAAGGTAGGACTGGTGACTGGGACGAAGTCGTAACAAGGTAGCCGTACCGGAAGGTGTGGCTGGATCACCTCCTTTCTAGAGAACCAGTAGAATCATCTCTTTATTGAGATATGGGGTTCTGCATAAATCAAGAAGATATTATTGCGAGATAACAAACCCTGTGCCACCCTATTCGATTTCATTATATTATGAAGGTTATGGGTTATAGGTATACAACTTATAATCTATAACCTTTCTTTTATGGGCCCATAGCTCAGTTGGTTAGAGCGCGTCCCTGATAAGGACGAGGTCAGAAGTTCGACTCTTCTTGGGCCCACCATTATTGCTTTTCACTGGGCGGTAGTCCGCCGCAGTCCATCTTTGGAGGACGCAGGCGGGCACCATACCAAAATTATCCTGTCGGGCGATAGTTCGCCGCAGGAGAGCACCACTTGGCTGGTCTTTTGACCGGCCATTTTTTTATGGCTTTTATTCCTGTAATCTGATAAAATAATTCAGGTTTGGTTTTTCGGATAAACAGCCTAAAAAATAATTTTGGAGATAAAATGAAAAAAACATTCATATTGGCCTTTATCGCTATAGGTCTATTATCAATGCCAGCCTTTGCCACCGAGACCCGGGTCCTTTCGCTGTCCGGGGCATCGAATTATGTCTGGGATAACAGCAATGTCTTTATATTCCCCAGCGTTGGACCGCTTTATTATCGCTCGATGGTGGCCGAACTGGGAGATGAGGGCAGCGATGTGGCTTCTCAAAGCTCGGTCTGGCTGCTCTATGCCAACGAGGAGCAGAGTTTTGGGGTGGCCGGACTGGCTGTAAATCATCATTCGGTCGGATACGGCAAGCTGCTGGATTATCTGGTCCCGGTTCAAAACGATACTTTTAGCGTAGACATCATCACCCGCCTGCAGGACCGCAACCTGGGCCAACACCTGATGATGATCGAACAGCCCAAAGCCTCATACGATCTGCTGTACTCCAGAAAATTCGGCAAGATCACAGGAGGTATTTTATTGGGCCGTTCGGCCTGGTCGGGTTTTAACAGCTATTCCGACGAGGAAAGAAAGGCCGATGCCGGGATCGTCGAGTTGGGGCTGGGGATCGGCTATGAGCCCCGGGAAAATTTGAGGGCCGATGCTACGGTTTCATACAGTCATTTTTCCTTCGGCAGCAGCTATTCATATTCCGGGCAGGATTCGGCCCAGGAGTTCAGATCCGATGGATCCAAGAGGCTGGCCTTTGACGGCAGAATCTTCTATGCCCTGAACGAGGATATGGTCATCGTTCCCCGGTTAAAGGCCGGGTATACCGATCTGGCCTATCAATACACCCAGAACGGCGACACTAACTCTGTGGTCGGCAGTGACGAAACCACCGAATTTGTCCTGGGTTGCGGCTGGAACTACCAATTCCGCAATCATCTTAAGCTGATTGCCGGGGCGGATATCGGATATTCCAAGTTGCTGATAGAGGATTCACTGATAATCGGATCCCCGGGCGAGATAAAGGAAACCATTACCGAATGGACCTTCCCGGCTTTTCATCTGGGGATGGAAGCCAACCTGGCCAATTGGATCACTGCCCGGCTGGGGGCCACCCAGAGGATGGTTTCGGTCAAACATAACCTTGATTTTATAGACGGCACATCCAGCCGGTCCGAATCTTCGGAACAACCCTATCGGCTTAATATGGGACTTACCTTGAAAGCCGGAAACCTTAACCTGGACCTGCTGGTCAATCCCGAATTATTATATTCCGGCGGAAATATCGCCAGCGGGAGCAAGACCTGGCCAGCCACTTCGGCGGCTTTAAGTTATAGATTTTAACTATTGACAAAACCACGATTTTTGTGATATCTTTACAGTTGAGCACGCCAAAAAACCAACCATTCAAACATTTAAGGAGGTCAATTAATGAGAAAGTCATTTGCTATTTTAGCGGCAGTGGTAATGCTATTGGGCGTTGCCAATGTGACTTTTGCCACCCAGTCCAGGGTTGTTAGCTTGGGCAAGGCTTGGATGTACGACGGAGACTTTGAGGATATCTATTTTTATCCCAATTTAACCGCCAGCTATCCCAGAATGATTGTAGCTGAATTGGGCACCTATCCGGCAGGGTTTTCCTATAATGGTTCCGCCGCCATCACCTTTGCCAATGAGGAGCAGACCTGGGGCGTGGCCGGTTTGGACATTAACCACAAGATCACCAACGAAGATGAATTCAATACTTTAATAACTACTGCGTTTGGAATGAACCCAGTGGACAACAAATGGCACTTGTTTTACGCCAGAGACCTAGGTGGGTTGTCGGCCGGTTTACATATTGCCCGGGCGGCCTATGCCGAGACCTTTACAAATTCCGACACCGTCTCTGGTTCCTTGCACCAAGATAATTCCACTTCCGCTGGGATCTGGGATTTCAACTTTGGCTTGGGGTATTCCCCTATGGAGAACATGGAAGCCAATCTGGGGTTCTCCTTCAAGACTTATTCCTTTTCTGACGAAATAAACTGGACCTGGCCGGGTGCCACACCAGCAGTTACCCCGTATAGCGAAACTTTGGAATCCGA from Candidatus Edwardsbacteria bacterium encodes:
- a CDS encoding transglycosylase SLT domain-containing protein, yielding MKRYLLLVWLFMIPATVPAQEPAGAVQQALMLGEWLEYDRALDVLNAIPVDSLSQYNKIRLLILAGDHHSAIKEVDDFIQRWPGSSLEINCKWQRAYSLKKIGLYRDALYDFLELARQDQLLADIAWMNAGFCYQQQGQSKTAGRIFDSLASAGNNQGNDSLLISLLMAQPALASGSAPAPVRKGTIHKANRLISQKKYESARNLLTRFIRYNKGSSLLGQAQYLIGKCLERQGKLTLAAQAYLKVPQVQSGTSWADEALFRAGWCQYKMKAYGLALKHWREAQRRYPQSDFAEVSVFWQGKALEGRGDSLAAREKYRELAAKYEYTYYGWRAREKLSGFSPSGDSLSPDRVAHLAFLDSAVAEPQLEPESWIKNHRRFTQASRLVDMGLLDEAAKLAEAIRKISWNDPVALHYLAQLYSQAGMDPQAIYCAKRSFDLWMGPRPKALIETLYPQRYIRSIEASLAESPLETALVLSVMRQESKFVAAARSRVGARGLMQIMPKTGQQLSGLKKFKPDALYHPETSIAYGTRFLSSLLKQFDGSVVHSLAAYNAGPHRVKQWLKSERCRNDDDYLIEEIPYLETRNYIKKVMVGYYVYRWLLEEKI